The Syntrophotalea acetylenivorans genome contains the following window.
TTGCTCGGCATTTGCTACAGCCGAGCTCACCACAGAAGCAACGATATCAGCCGCTTTCTGGGGGGAAAACTTAAGTATATTCAGGGCTTCCTGAACACCCTTCCCACGAACCATATCGACAACAAGCCGGGTTTTCTGCGGCGAAAGGCGAGCATATTTTAGCTTGGCTCTGGCTTCCATGAATCAAACTCCTCTTTCAAAATCTCTTCCGAGATTTAGCGTTTTTTATCCGAGCCGTGCCCATAATAAGTCCGGGTCGGAGCAAACTCACCAAGCTTGTGGCCTACCATGTTTTCAGTCACAAAAACAGGAATGAACTTTTTGCCGTTGTGCACAGCAAAGGTATAACCCACAAATTCGGGAATAATCGTCGAACGCCGCGACCAGGTTTTGATTACCTTCCGTGACCCGCCGGCATCTTCCAAATCAATCTTGCGCAGCAGGCTTTCCTGTACGTACGGCCCTTTTTTTATCGATCTAGCCACTATCGTCTCCTATCAAATGGAACTGCAGGCTATTTTCTGCGACGGACAATAAAACGGTCAGTCCGCTTATTAACCCTGGTTTTATAGCCCTTGGTCGGCACACCCCAAGGTGTAACAGGGTGACGACCGCCGGAACTCTTACCTTCACCACCGCCGTGCGGATGGTCTACCGGGTTCATGGCAACACCGCGAGTCTGCGGACGCTTACCAAGCCAGCGGTTACGGCCGGCCTTGCCAATCTTGACATTTTCATGTTGAACGTTGCCAACCTGGCCTATGGTGGCTCGGCAGTCCTGCAATACCAAACGCACTTCCCCGGAAGGTAAACGCAACTGCGCGTAACGACCTTCCTTGGCAGCGATCATGGCGTAGGCGCCGGCACTACGGGCTAATTGGCCACCCTTACCAATCCGCAACTCGATATTATGTACCCAGGTACCGAGAGGGATTGAGCGGATAGTCATGGAGTTGCCCGGCTTGATGTCAGCTTGCTCGCTGGCAATAACCGTATCCCCAACATTAATCCCTACCGGAGCGAGGATATAACGCTTTTCACCATCGGCATAATTAAGCAGGGCAATCCGCGCCGACCGATTAGGGTCGTATTCAACCGAAACGACCTTGGCCGGAATTTCAGCTTTATCCCGCTTGAAATCGATGATCCTGTATTTACGCTTATGGCCACCACCGGTATGGCGCTTGGTGATACGACCAAGATTGTTGCGCCCACCACTCTTTTTCAGGGGTGCCAGCAAAGACTTTTCCGGCTTCCCGGCAGTAACTTCCCCAAAATCGGCCGAGGTCATGTGACGACGACCTGGCGAGGTAGGTTTGTACTTTTTAATCGCCATTATCCTAACTCCGTATTGCTGAATTGAACCCTATCAAACACCAAACAAATCGAGTTTGCTGCCCTCGGCCAAAGTCACGTAAGCTTTTTTCCAATTGGAACGCTTACCGAATTTGCGGCCAACCCGCTTGATCTTACCAGCCACCAAAACCGTGTTGACCCGCGCTACCTTGACTTCGAAGGCTTTTTCAATCGCCTGCTTAATCTCAATTTTGTTAGCGCTAGGCAGAACTTCAAAAGCAACAACCTGGGCCCCTTCGGAAGCCTGATAGACCTTTTCGGTGACCAGGGGTTTCTTAACTATCTGATGCAAAGGTTTCATTATGCTAACGCTCCTTCAAGCTGAGCCACTGCGCCTTCAGTGAGGACCAGGTTCTTGTGGTTCATCACATCGTAAACATTGACCCCGTCCGCCTTGAGCACTTTGACATGGGGGACGTTGCGGGCAGAAAGCTCTACATTGGGGTTTTCGCCATCAAGAACAATCAAAACGTTCTCCAGCTCAAAGCGCTTGAGCACCTCGACAAAACCTTTGGTACCAATACTTTCAAGATCAAAACGATCGAGAACAGCGATCTTTTCTTCTTTATATCGTGCAGAAAGAGCACAGCGCAGAGCAGCTTTTTTAACCTTGCGATTCAACTTAAAGCTGTAATCGCGAGGCTGAGGACCAAAGGCCGCGCCGCCGCCTACAAAGTGAGGAGCTCGGTTAGTACCCTGACGGGCATTGCCGGTTCCTTTCTGACGATAAAGTTTTTTACCGCCACCGGCTACCGCGCTGCGGTTTTTGGTACAAGCATTTCCGCCGCGTCTGGCCGCCAATTGGTAGCGCACCATATCGTGAATCAGGTATCCTTTAACATCGGCATTAAATACCGCGTCCTCAAGCTCACGCTCGGACACCTTTTTATTATCTATGTCGTAAACAGCAATCTTCGCCATGGTCTATCTCCAAATCGTCTTTGACGTGTGCGATTCAGCCTTTGCTGATAATCACCAATCCATTTTTCGGACCCGGCACCGCACCCTTGACCAGCACCAGATTCATCTCAGGCCGCATCTCTACTACCTGCAGACCTTGAGTGGTAACGCGCTCGTTACCCATTTGGCCGGCCATTTTTTTACCCTTAAAAACCTTTGACGGCCAAGCGCTACAGCCGATCGCACCAGGACCACGATGAAACTTAGAACCGTGGCTTGCACGACCACCGGCAAAATTCCAGCGCTTCATAACACCCTGAAAGCCCTTACCCTTGCTGGTTCCGGTGACATCAATCACATCTCCTGCCGAAAGCACGGCGTCGCAAGAGATTTGATCGCCGACATTATAGCTATCGACATCATCCGTACGAACCTCGCGCACATAAGCAAAAGCGCCCTTACCGGCCTTTTTGAAATGGCCCATCTCAGGCTTGCTGGTGCGATGAGTTTTCTTTTCGCCGAAGCCGAGCTGAAGGGCATTATAGCCGTCCGTCTCTACGCTTTTTTTCTGCAGCACGACACAGGGACCGGTCTCAACAACCGTAACCGGAATGCACTTGCCGTCTGCCGCGAAGACCTGGGTCATGCCCAGCTTCTTACCCAAGATACCCTTCATCATTGCACGTACCCTTAATATCCAAGTGTTGATTAAAGCTTGATTTCCACATCGACGCCAGCGGACAAATCCAGCTTCATCAGAGCGTCAACCGTTTGTTGGGTGGGCTCGACAATATCCAGCAGGCGCTTATGGGTGCGCATCTCAAATTGCTCACGACTCTTTTTATCGACGTGAGGTCCGCGCAGAACGCAATACTTATTGATAACCGTAGGCAGCGGAATAGGTCCAGCTACCCGAGCACCGGTGCGTTTGGCAGTATCTACGATCTCGTTAACGGAGAGATCAAGCAGCTTATGATCGTAAGCCTTCAAACGAATTCTTATCTTCTGGCTTTGCATGGTCGTTTCCTCTATTACTCGATAATCTCGCTGACGACGCCGGCACCAACAGTGCGGCCCCCTTCGCGAATCGCGAAGCGCAGCTCTTTGTCCATGGCGATGGGCGTAATCAGATTGACGGTCATCGCCGCATTGTCGCCAGGCATGACCATTTCAGTGCCTTCGCCAAGCTCGACGATACCGGTCACGTCCGTGGTACGGAAGTAGAACTGAGGACGGTAGCCATTGAAGAACGGCGTATGACGGCCGCCTTCTTCCTTGGTCAGGATATAGGCTTCGGCCTTGAACTTGGTGTGAGGGGTGATGCTGCCGGGCTTGGCCAGTACCTGGCCGCGCTCGATATCCTCACGTTTAACGCCGCGAAGCAGGATGCCGACATTATCGCCAGCCTGGCCCTGATCGAGCAGCTTGCGGAACATCTCAACACCGGTAACGACGGTCTTGGTGGTATCTTTGATACCGACGATCTCGATCTCTTCCTGAACTTTGACAATACCGCGCTCTACACGACCGGTGGCGACAGTACCGCGACCGGAGATGGAGAAGACGTCCTCGACAGGCATCAGAAAGGGCAGATCAATGGCACGAGCCGGCTCGGGGATGTAGCTGTCAACAGCGTCCATCAGTTCGAGAACGGGCTTGCAGGCCGCACAGTCAGCGGCGCCGCAACCGCACTCCAGCGCCTGCAGGGCGCTGCCGGGGATGATCGGCAGATCGTCGCCGGGGAAGTCGTAAGCGGACAGCAGTTCGCGAACTTCCAGCTCGACCAGTTCCATCAGCTCTTCGTCGTCGACCATGTCGGCCTTATTGAGGAAGACAACCATGGCAGGTACGCCAACCTGACGGGCGAGCAGGATGTGCTCGCGGGTCTGAGGCATGGGACCGTCAGCAGCGGAGACAACCAGAATGGCGCCGTCCATCTGCGCCGCACCGGTAATCATGTTTTTGACGTAGTCGGCGTGGCCGGGGCAGTCAACGTGAGCGTAGTGACGGTTTGCAGTCTCATATTCGACGTGGGCAGTGGCGATGGTAATACCGCGCTCACGCTCTTCAGGAGCGTTGTCGATCTGATCAAAAGCCTTGAACTCGGCTCCGCCGCCAGCGGCCATAACCTTGGTGATGGCTGCAGTCAGAGTGGTCTTACCGTGGTCGACGTGACCGATGGTCCCAATATTGACATGGGGTTTTGTTCTTTCAAATTTTTCTTTTGACATGATACACCCTCCTGAAAGGCGTTACCCTTGGACCTTAGCAATAATTTCCTCACCGATCGCCTTTGGCACCTGAGCATAGTGATCAAAAACCATAGAGTAGGTGGCGCGACCCTGAGTGGCACTACGCAGGTCGGTAGCATAACCGAACATGCTCGACAGCGGCACATCGGCATTAATGACCTGAGCCCCACCGCGAGCCTCCATACCGCTTACCTTGCCGCGGCGACTACTGAGGTCACCCATGACGTCGCCCATATACTCTTCGGGAACCACAACCTCTACAGCCATGACCGGTTCGAGTAATACAGGAGCGGCCTTGCGAGCACCTTCTTTAAAGCCCATTGAGCCGGCTATCTTAAAAGCCATCTCCGAGGAGTCGACATCATGATAGGAGCCGTCGTAGCAGGTAACCTTAACATCCTCGATAGGGAACCCGGCCAGAACACCGCCCAAAGCGGCCTCTTCAGCACCCTGACCAACAGCAGGTATGTATTCCTTGGGAATAACCCCGCCCTTGATCGCATCGACAAATTCAAAGCCGACGCCAGCCTCCTGAGGCTCAATACGCAACCAGCAATCACCATACTGACCACGACCACCGGACTGACGTACGAACTTACCCTGCACCTCCACAGCCTTGGTAATCGTCTCACGGTAGGCAACCTGGGGTGCGCCGATATTAGCCTCGACTTTGAACTCGCGCTTCATCCGATCGATGATAACTTCGAGATGCAGCTCGCCCATACCGGAAAGGATAGTCTGACCAGTCTCTTCGTCAGTCCGTACCCGCAGAGTGGGATCTTCCTGAACCAACTTGGCAATCGCGGTACCCATCTTGTCCTGGTCGCCCTTTGTCTTGGGCTCGACAGCAATATGAATAACCGGTTCGGGGAACTCCATCGACTCCAGCAATACCTGCTTTTTAGGGTCACACAGAGTATCACCGGTGGTAGCGTACTTAAGACCAACCGCCGCCGCGATGTCACCGGCCACGACTTCCTTGATCTCTTCGCGCTTATTGGAGTGCATCTGCAGGATGCGACCAAAACGCTCTTTTTTGCTCTTGCCGACATTGAACACGTGAGAGCCGGACTCAAGCACACCGGAGTAAACCCGGAAAAAGGTCAGCTGACCAACAAAGGGGTCGGTCATAACCTTGAAGGCCAAGGCAGCAAAAGGCGCATCATCTTCAGCCGCGCAGGTCAGCTCTTCCTGAGTGTCGGGATCGGTACCCTTAATGGCAGGAACATCCAGAGGCGACGGCATATAGTCGACCACAGCGTCGAGCAGATTCTGTACGCCCTTGTTCTTAAAGGCAGACCCGCACAATACCGGATTGATCTGAATATCGATGGTCGCACGCCGGATACCCTGCTTGAGCTCATCAATCGACAGCTCTTCGCCACCGATGTATTTCTCCATCAGGGCCTCGTCGTGAGAACAAACCTCTTCGATCATGGCTTCGCGAGCAGCCTCGGCCTCCTCAACCATGTCGGCAGGAATGTCGATAATCTCATAATCGGCACCCAGGGACTCGTCGTCCCAGACAATGCCCTTCATCTGCAACAGATCGACAACACCGGCAAAATCCTCTTCGGCGCCGATAGGCAATTGCAGCGGCACAGGATTGGCGCCAAGACGGTCGCGCATCATCTCTACACCGTGCATGAAGTCGGCACCGAGACGGTCCATCTTATTAACGAAGGCAATCCGCGGCACCTTGTACTTGTCAGCTTGACGCCAAACAGTTTCAGACTGCGGCTCAACACCGCCAACGGAACAGAATACCGCAACAGCACCATCAAGCACCCGCAGAGAACGCTCAACCTCGACCGTAAAGTCAACGTGACCCGGGGTATCAATTATATTGACCCGGTGATCACGCCAGAAACAAGTGGTAGCCGCAGAGGTAATAGTAATGCCCCGCTCCTGCTCCTGCTCCATCCAGTCCATCGTTGCGGCACCATCGTGCACCTCACCGATCTTGTGTGAAACACCGGTGTAGTACAGAATCCGCTCAGTAGTGGTGGTCTTACCAGCATCAATATGAGCCATAATGCCGATATTACGATATTTATTTAATGCAACTTGGCGTGCCACAGTAATATATCCTCAACAACCAAATAAAGGTTAAATCTACTACCAGCGATAATGAGCAAAGGCCTTGTTCGCCTCAGCCATGCGATGGGTATCTTCCTTCTTCTTTACCGAAGTACCGCGATTGGCTGCAGCATCAAGCAGCTCTCCAGCCAGACGCTCACCCATGGTTTTTTCGCCACGCTTACGAGCAAATCCGATAATCCAGCGAATCGCCAACGCATTACGCCGCTCGCTACGAACTTCCACTGGAACCTGATAGGTCGAACCGCCAACGCGCCGGGACTTGACCTCAAGCATGGGACGAACGTTTTCCATCGCCTTCTTGAACACGTCCAAAGGCTCTTCACTGGAACGTTCAGCCACCAAACCAAAGGCACCATATACAATCGCTTCCGCCGTGCTTTTCTTGCCGTCCAACATGATGGCGTTAACAAACTTGGCAAGCAAACGATCACCAAACTTCGGATCAGGCAGAATAACGCGCTTTGCGACTTCTCTTCTTCTCGGCATAACTTCCCCTCAGCCTTCTGATTATTTGGGCCGCTTGGCCCCATACTTGGAGCGACCCTGCTTGCGGTCTTTCACCCCGGCCAAATCGAGCGTACCACGCACGATATGATAGCGCACACCCGGAAGGTCCTTTACTCGTCCGCCGCGAATCAACACCACAGAGTGCTCCTGCAGGTTGTGGCCAACACCAGGGATATAGGAGGTAACCACAAATCCGTTAGTAAGGCGCACACGAGCGACCTTCCGCAAAGCCGAGTTCGGCTTTTTTGGGGTCGTAGTATAAACGCGGGTACAGACTCCACGCTTTTGAGGACTACACTTGAGCGCCGGCGCGGTCGATTTTTTCTCTTTTCTCTCGCGGCCCTTGCGGATCAACTGATTAATAGTCGGCATTAAACTAACTCCCGTATATTCTCACACTTATTGTTAATTGTTTTCCACCTTTCAGTAGGGGAAAACCCGCTGACAATATCAATCTGACCCTGCCTTGTCAAGCGATTTTTAAGAACGGCAGGGCTTTTTTTATTTGCGGCCAGCAGACCTACTTTTCTGCCTCTTCTGTGTTGCCGCCGGCATCCTCTACTTGTCCCTCCAAACCCTCTTCTTCTTCAACCAGTGGCGGCTCAAGAATTTCTTCAGGTTCCTCGATAGCCAACTTGGCGCTGCGGTATTTGGAGATGCCGGTACCGGCCGGAATCAATCGGCCCATGATGACATTCTCTTTGAGGCCCCGCAGATAATCGACCTTGCCTTCGATAGCGGCCTGGGTCAGAACCTTGGTGGTCTCCTGGAAAGAAGCGGCAGAGATGAAAGACTCAGTGGACAAAGAGGCCTTGGTGATCCCTAGCATGAGAGGCTCACCAACGGCAGGAGTGCCACCTTCTGCCAAGACCCGCTGGTTCTCCTGTTCGAACTCCCACCGCTCTACCGAATCGTCCAGCAGGAATCGCGTATCGCCCAGTTCTTTGATGCGTACGCGACGCAGCATCTGGCGAACGATAACTTCGATGTGCTTATCGTTGATTTTTACCCCTTGCAGTCGATAGACTTCCTGAACCTCGTCTACCAAGTACTTGGCCAACTGCTTTTCGCCGAGCACCCGCAAAATATCATGGGGATTGCTGGAGCCATCCATGAGGGCTTCGCCAGCCTTGACATGATCCCCCTCGTGAACACTGATGTGCTTCCCTTTGGGGATCAGGTACTCCTTGGACTCGCCGACTTCCGGAGTCACCAGCACCTTGCGCTTGCCCTTGGAGTCCTTACCGAAAGAAACCACGCCGTCGATTTCGCTGATGACGGCAAATTCCTTGGGTTTGCGAGCCTCAAAGAGCTCGGCAACACGGGGCAAACCGCCGGTGATATCCTTGGTCTTGGTGGTCTCTCGCGGAATTTTCGCCAGGATCGCACCACCACTGACCATATCGTCCTCAATAGCCACGATATTGGCGCCGACCGGCAGCATATAGCGGGCTGGCTGGCCATTAGGCAACTTAAGGGTCTTGCCTTCCTCGTCCTTAAGGGTAATACGAGGACGTTTGTCGGCTCCCTTAGATTCGATAATAACCTTGCGCGACAGGCCGGTAACCTCATCGACCTGTTCCTCCATGGTGACCCCTTCGACAACATCACCAAAGCGGATCCGTCCGGGAACCTCCGTCAGGATCGGCATGGTGTAGGGGTCCCACTCGGCCAGCAGATCGCCGGTTTTAACCGCCCCCTCCGGCGCAATGCGAAGCCGTGCACCATAGACGACACCGTAACGCTCCCGCTCTCGGCCAGTCTCGTCAACCACGGCAATTTCACCGTTGCGGTTCATAACCACGTGGAAGCCGTCGCTATCCACAACCGAATTGACATCGATATACTTGAGCGTCCCGTCAAAACGGGACTCCAGGGAGGTCTGCTCGGCGCGACGGGAAGCGGTACCACCAATGTGGAAGGTCCGCATGGTCAACTGAGTACCAGGCTCACCGATGGACTGAGCAGCAATGACACCCACCGCCTCGCCCAGGTTAACCAAATGACCACGGGCCAGATCCCGCCCATAGCAGGTGGCGCAAATGCCCCGCCGACTCTGGCAGGTAAGTACCGAGCGAATTTTAAGCTTCTCGATACCGGCGTTTTCGATCTTGTTAACAAGAGCCTCGTCGAGCTCCTGATTGTACTCAACCAGCACTTCGTCGGTAACCGGATCGAGAACATCTTCCAGGGAAGTACGACCGAGAATCCGGTCTCCCAAGGGTTCGATGACTTCTCCCCCTTCAGTCAGGGATGAAACCTGGATCCCGTCGAGGGTGCCGCAGTCTTGTTCCGTGATAATAGCGTCCTGAGCAACATCGACCAAACGACGGGTCAGATAACCGGAGTTCGCGGTCTTAAGTGCGGTGTCAGCCAGACCCTTACGGGCACCGTGAGTAGAGATAAAGTACTGCAGAACCGTCAGACCCTCACGGAAGTTCGCCGTAATCGGCGTTTCAATAATCTCACCGGACGGTTTGGCCATCAACCCACGCATACCGGCCAGCTGCCGAATCTGCTGGGCACTACCACGAGCACCGGAATCGGCCATCATATGGATGGAGTTGAAAGACGGCGTCTTGATCTTTTTACCATCAGGACCAGCCACCTCATCGACAGAGAGGTTTTCGAGCATGGTCTGAGCAATATCCTCAGTACACTTGGCCCAGATATCGATGACCTTGTTGTAACGTTCGCCGTCGGTAATCAAACCTTCGGTGTATTGCTGCTGAATTTCGGTGACCTCTTCCACGGCCTCGCCCATGAAGGCGTCCTTGGCTTCGGGAATCACCATGTCATCGAGGCAGATGGAAATGCCGGCGATAGTCGAGTAACGATAGCCGGTTTCCTTAAGACGGTCAGCCAAAAGGACCGTTTCCTTGTTGCCGGCCAGGCGGAAACAAACATCGATCAGGTTGGCTACCTGCTTCTTGGCCATTACCTGGTTGATCTGGTCGAAGGGGATGACCTCAGGAACCACATCGCGCAGCAGTACACGGCCGGTGGTGGTTTCGATCAACTCAACCGGCGCATCGGCTACCGGCCTCATGCGCACCTTGATCTTGGCCTGCAAATCAAGCTCACCGGCATCATAAGCCATACGTACTTCGTCTCGAGAGGCGAAGATTTTGTCCGTACCCGTAACAAATGTCCGCTCCCGGGTCATATAGTAGAGCCCGAGAATCATATCCTGAGAAGGGACAATAATCGGCTTACCGTTGGCAGGCGACAAGATGTTGTTGGTGGACATCATCAACACCCGGGTCTCGATCTGGCTCTCTATAGAAAGAGGCAGATGAACCGCCATCTGGTCACCGTCAAAGTCGGCGTTGAAAGCGGTACAGACCAGCGGATGGAGCTGAATGGCCTTACCCTCGATCAGTACTGGTTCAAAGGCCTGAATACCGAGGCGGTGCAAGGTCGGAGCACGGTTAAGCATGACCGGGTGCTCGCGAATGACCTCTTCAAGGACGTCCCACACCTCGGCCTTCTCTTTTTCCACCATCTTTTTGGCGCTCTTGATGGTGGTGCAGTACCCTTTTTCCTCAAGCTTGTTGTAGATAAAAGGCTTGAACAGCTCCAGGGCCATCTTTTTCGGCAGTCCGCACTGATGCAATTTCAGTTCGGGACCGACAACGATAACCGAACGGCCGGAGTAATCGACACGCTTACCGAGCAGATTCTGCCGGAAACGACCGCCCTTGCCCTTGAGCATATCGGACAGGGATTTCAAAGGCCGTTTGTTGGGGCCGGTGATGGCCCGGCCGCGCCGCCCGTTATCGAACAGTGCGTCAACAGCCTCCTGCAACATACGTTTTTCGTTGCGAATAATAACTTCGGGAGCACGAAGCTCCATGAGGCGCTTCAGACGGTTGTTACGATTAATCACTCGACGATAAAGATCGTTGAGATCCGAAGTAGCAAACCGACCGCCGTCCAGAGGAACCAGCGGCCGCAATTCAGGCGGCAGAACCGGCAGAGTTTCCAGGATCATCCACTCCGGACGATTACCGCTATTTTTGAAGGCCTCGACGACCTTGAGACGCTTGGCAATCTTCTTGCGCTTTGCCTCGCTGGCAGCTTCTTTCATTTCCAGGCGCAGACTGGAAGACAACTCGTCGAGTTCAATTTCGGTCAAGAATTGACGAATGGCCTCGGCGCCCATGTCAGCCACGAACTGACCGGCATACTCGTCCATGGTCTCGCGGTACTTGTCCTCGGTCAGCAACTGACCGACAGTCAAGGGAGTGTCACCCGCGTCAAGCACCACATACGCTTCGAAATAAAGGATCCGCTCAAGTTCCTTGAGAGTCATGTCCAGCAGCGTCGCGATACGCGACGGCAAAGACTTGAGGAACCAGATGTGTGCGACGGGGCAGGCCAGGTCGATGTGACCGAGGCGCTCCCGACGCACCTTGCTGGGTATAACTTCAACACCGCACTTTTCGCAGACAATACCGCGATGTTTCATGCGTTTGTACTTGCCGCAATTACATTCGTAGTCCTTGGTCGGACCGAATATCTTGGCGCAGAACAGGCCTTCACGCTCAGGCTTGAAAGTCCGGTAGTTAATAGTTTCCGGCTTTTTTACTTCACCGAAAGAACGCTCCCGAATCTTTTCGGGAGAAACCAAAGACAACCGAATAGCATTAAAGCTGAGAGGATCTTTCGGCCGTTCGAAAAGGCTGAATATATCTTCCAAAACTCACCCTCCTTGTAGGATGACGCTGGGTTTATTCTTGTTCTTCAAGCAGGTCGACGTCGAGGCAAAGGGACTGAAGTTCCTTGACCAGAACGTTGAACGACTCAGGCAATCCTGCTTCAAGGGTATGCTTACCCTTGACGATGGCCTCGTACATGCGGGTCCGGCCGGCGACGTCATCAGACTTGACGGTCAGGAACTCCTGCAGCGCATGAGCGGCCCCATAGGCTTCCATGGCCCAGACTTCCATCTCGCCAAGGCGCTGGCCACCAAACTGGGCCTTACCACCGAGAGGCTGCTGAGTTACCAGGCTATAAGGACCGATGCTACGAGCATGGATCTTATCATCAACCAGATGGTGCAGCTTGAGCATGTACATGATGCCGACGGTGACCTTCTCTTTAAAAGCCTCGCCGGTCTTGCCGTCATACAAGGTCATCTGTCCTGAGTCGGAGAAACCGGAGCGAATCATTTCCTGCTTCATCTGCTCTTCTGTGACCCCCTCAAAAACAGGGGACGCCATGGGCACACCCTGAGAGAGACGTTGGGCAAGCAGCCGGATTTCGTCATCATCGAGCCCTTGCAAGAAGCTGGTGACATTTTCGTCGTTGTACACCTCTTCTATCTTCTTACGCAGCGCTTCGGGACCAAATTGCTGATCAATCTGAGCCTGAATCTGGACACCTAAACCTCTGGCCGCCAGACCGAGATGGGTCTCGAGGATCTGTCCGACATTCATACGGGATGGTACACCGAGGGGGTTAAGAACGATCTCGACCGGTGTCCCGTCTTCCATATAAGGCATATCCTCTTCCGGCAGAATCCGGGACAGGACACCCTTGTTACCATGTCGGCCGGCCATCTTATCGCCGACGGACAATTTGCGCTTGATGGCGATATAAACCTTGACCATCTTGATCACACCGGGCGGCAGATCGTCCCCCCGCTTGATCTTTTCGATCTTATTGGAGAAGACCCCTTTGATCAGATCTTCGCGCTCAGCAAGACGGGCAAAGATATCGGCCACCCGGGATTCGACCTCGGGCTCATCAAGCAACGAGATATCGCTCCAGCGGGACAACGGGATCTTATCCAGGGCCACGGCTGCGATTTCGCCCCCCTGCTCCAACAACACCTCACCGGCAGGGTCGCTTACCGCAACCGCCGCTTTGCGCCCAATGAGAAGGTCTCGCACCTTGCTTTTGGCCGAATCGCGAATGATGCGAATTTCATCGTTCTGGTCCTTAAGCAGCTTATCAATTTCACTTTTTTCGATAAGCTCGGTACGACTGTCCTTGTCCGACCCCTTACGGGAAAAGACTCGAGCACCAATAACCACACCTTCGG
Protein-coding sequences here:
- the rplV gene encoding 50S ribosomal protein L22, giving the protein MEARAKLKYARLSPQKTRLVVDMVRGKGVQEALNILKFSPQKAADIVASVVSSAVANAEQKGVADVDRLMVKTIFVDQGPVLKRFMPRAQGRATKIRKPTSHITVVLDEK
- the rpsS gene encoding 30S ribosomal protein S19; amino-acid sequence: MARSIKKGPYVQESLLRKIDLEDAGGSRKVIKTWSRRSTIIPEFVGYTFAVHNGKKFIPVFVTENMVGHKLGEFAPTRTYYGHGSDKKR
- the rplB gene encoding 50S ribosomal protein L2, with amino-acid sequence MAIKKYKPTSPGRRHMTSADFGEVTAGKPEKSLLAPLKKSGGRNNLGRITKRHTGGGHKRKYRIIDFKRDKAEIPAKVVSVEYDPNRSARIALLNYADGEKRYILAPVGINVGDTVIASEQADIKPGNSMTIRSIPLGTWVHNIELRIGKGGQLARSAGAYAMIAAKEGRYAQLRLPSGEVRLVLQDCRATIGQVGNVQHENVKIGKAGRNRWLGKRPQTRGVAMNPVDHPHGGGEGKSSGGRHPVTPWGVPTKGYKTRVNKRTDRFIVRRRK
- a CDS encoding 50S ribosomal protein L23, giving the protein MKPLHQIVKKPLVTEKVYQASEGAQVVAFEVLPSANKIEIKQAIEKAFEVKVARVNTVLVAGKIKRVGRKFGKRSNWKKAYVTLAEGSKLDLFGV
- the rplD gene encoding 50S ribosomal protein L4; this encodes MAKIAVYDIDNKKVSERELEDAVFNADVKGYLIHDMVRYQLAARRGGNACTKNRSAVAGGGKKLYRQKGTGNARQGTNRAPHFVGGGAAFGPQPRDYSFKLNRKVKKAALRCALSARYKEEKIAVLDRFDLESIGTKGFVEVLKRFELENVLIVLDGENPNVELSARNVPHVKVLKADGVNVYDVMNHKNLVLTEGAVAQLEGALA
- the rplC gene encoding 50S ribosomal protein L3, coding for MMKGILGKKLGMTQVFAADGKCIPVTVVETGPCVVLQKKSVETDGYNALQLGFGEKKTHRTSKPEMGHFKKAGKGAFAYVREVRTDDVDSYNVGDQISCDAVLSAGDVIDVTGTSKGKGFQGVMKRWNFAGGRASHGSKFHRGPGAIGCSAWPSKVFKGKKMAGQMGNERVTTQGLQVVEMRPEMNLVLVKGAVPGPKNGLVIISKG
- the rpsJ gene encoding 30S ribosomal protein S10, which gives rise to MQSQKIRIRLKAYDHKLLDLSVNEIVDTAKRTGARVAGPIPLPTVINKYCVLRGPHVDKKSREQFEMRTHKRLLDIVEPTQQTVDALMKLDLSAGVDVEIKL
- the tuf gene encoding elongation factor Tu → MSKEKFERTKPHVNIGTIGHVDHGKTTLTAAITKVMAAGGGAEFKAFDQIDNAPEERERGITIATAHVEYETANRHYAHVDCPGHADYVKNMITGAAQMDGAILVVSAADGPMPQTREHILLARQVGVPAMVVFLNKADMVDDEELMELVELEVRELLSAYDFPGDDLPIIPGSALQALECGCGAADCAACKPVLELMDAVDSYIPEPARAIDLPFLMPVEDVFSISGRGTVATGRVERGIVKVQEEIEIVGIKDTTKTVVTGVEMFRKLLDQGQAGDNVGILLRGVKREDIERGQVLAKPGSITPHTKFKAEAYILTKEEGGRHTPFFNGYRPQFYFRTTDVTGIVELGEGTEMVMPGDNAAMTVNLITPIAMDKELRFAIREGGRTVGAGVVSEIIE
- the fusA gene encoding elongation factor G, with translation MARQVALNKYRNIGIMAHIDAGKTTTTERILYYTGVSHKIGEVHDGAATMDWMEQEQERGITITSAATTCFWRDHRVNIIDTPGHVDFTVEVERSLRVLDGAVAVFCSVGGVEPQSETVWRQADKYKVPRIAFVNKMDRLGADFMHGVEMMRDRLGANPVPLQLPIGAEEDFAGVVDLLQMKGIVWDDESLGADYEIIDIPADMVEEAEAAREAMIEEVCSHDEALMEKYIGGEELSIDELKQGIRRATIDIQINPVLCGSAFKNKGVQNLLDAVVDYMPSPLDVPAIKGTDPDTQEELTCAAEDDAPFAALAFKVMTDPFVGQLTFFRVYSGVLESGSHVFNVGKSKKERFGRILQMHSNKREEIKEVVAGDIAAAVGLKYATTGDTLCDPKKQVLLESMEFPEPVIHIAVEPKTKGDQDKMGTAIAKLVQEDPTLRVRTDEETGQTILSGMGELHLEVIIDRMKREFKVEANIGAPQVAYRETITKAVEVQGKFVRQSGGRGQYGDCWLRIEPQEAGVGFEFVDAIKGGVIPKEYIPAVGQGAEEAALGGVLAGFPIEDVKVTCYDGSYHDVDSSEMAFKIAGSMGFKEGARKAAPVLLEPVMAVEVVVPEEYMGDVMGDLSSRRGKVSGMEARGGAQVINADVPLSSMFGYATDLRSATQGRATYSMVFDHYAQVPKAIGEEIIAKVQG
- the rpsG gene encoding 30S ribosomal protein S7; translation: MPRRREVAKRVILPDPKFGDRLLAKFVNAIMLDGKKSTAEAIVYGAFGLVAERSSEEPLDVFKKAMENVRPMLEVKSRRVGGSTYQVPVEVRSERRNALAIRWIIGFARKRGEKTMGERLAGELLDAAANRGTSVKKKEDTHRMAEANKAFAHYRW